A stretch of the Cheilinus undulatus linkage group 11, ASM1832078v1, whole genome shotgun sequence genome encodes the following:
- the hmga1a gene encoding high mobility group AT-hook 1a isoform X1 codes for MSDKGTVSPKEKEGTEKRGRGRPRKQPQVNTSDEPSGSPTPKRPRGRPKGSRNKGPSKKKAAAAPSAGGKRRGRPPKKEEKEEKASQQSSAEEEEEEEEDQ; via the exons ATGAGCGACAAGGGGACAGTCTCACCGAAGGAGAAGGAGGGAACCGAGAAGAGGGGGCGTGGAAGACCCCGTAAGCAGCCACAGGTAAACACCTCTGAC gAACCAAGTGGGTCTCCCACTCCAAAGAGGCCCAGAGGACGTCCAAAGGGCAGCAGAAACAAGGGCCCCAGCAAGAAA AAGGCAGCAGCAGCCCCCTCTGCAGGTGGAAAACGCAGAGGAAGACCTCCAAAGAAGGAG GAGAAGGAAGAAAAGGCATCCCAGCAATCATccgcagaggaggaggaggaggaagaagaggaccAGTAA
- the hmga1a gene encoding high mobility group AT-hook 1a isoform X2, with product MSDKGTVSPKEKEGTEKRGRGRPRKQPQEPSGSPTPKRPRGRPKGSRNKGPSKKKAAAAPSAGGKRRGRPPKKEEKEEKASQQSSAEEEEEEEEDQ from the exons ATGAGCGACAAGGGGACAGTCTCACCGAAGGAGAAGGAGGGAACCGAGAAGAGGGGGCGTGGAAGACCCCGTAAGCAGCCACAG gAACCAAGTGGGTCTCCCACTCCAAAGAGGCCCAGAGGACGTCCAAAGGGCAGCAGAAACAAGGGCCCCAGCAAGAAA AAGGCAGCAGCAGCCCCCTCTGCAGGTGGAAAACGCAGAGGAAGACCTCCAAAGAAGGAG GAGAAGGAAGAAAAGGCATCCCAGCAATCATccgcagaggaggaggaggaggaagaagaggaccAGTAA